In a single window of the Aridibaculum aurantiacum genome:
- the rplK gene encoding 50S ribosomal protein L11 — protein sequence MAKEITGYVKLQCKGGQANPAPPIGPALGSKGLNIMEFCKQFNARTQDKMGKVLPVLITVYGDKSFDFVIKTPPAAVQLMEAAKIQSGSKEPNRSKVGKVTWEQVDAIATDKMADLNCFTKESAMRMVAGTARSMGLTVDGKAPWEN from the coding sequence ATGGCAAAAGAAATTACAGGCTACGTTAAGTTGCAATGTAAAGGTGGCCAGGCAAACCCTGCACCTCCAATTGGACCAGCCCTTGGTTCAAAAGGTCTAAACATCATGGAGTTCTGCAAGCAGTTCAATGCTAGAACTCAAGATAAAATGGGAAAAGTACTTCCTGTTTTGATCACCGTTTATGGCGACAAGTCTTTCGACTTCGTTATCAAAACTCCTCCTGCAGCTGTTCAGTTGATGGAAGCAGCAAAAATTCAAAGTGGTTCCAAAGAGCCTAACCGTAGTAAGGTTGGTAAAGTAACATGGGAGCAGGTAGATGCTATCGCTACTGATAAGATGGCTGACCTGAACTGTTTTACTAAGGAAAGCGCCATGCGTATGGTTGCCGGTACTGCTCGTAGCATGGGTCTTACTGTTGACGGTAAAGCTCCATGGGAAAATTAA
- the nusG gene encoding transcription termination/antitermination protein NusG: protein MEDTNNIEQATANTQEQNEPLDLTKWYVLRVVSGKERKVKEHLDKEVNRSGWSETIKQVFLPMEKVYKVQNGKKVMREKNYYPGYVLLEVSDGKLNDDMVQHISNISNVMHFLTDGKGSKGNIISLRKSEVNKMLGKVDEMSDQGITMNEPFIVGETIKIIEGPFNDFNGVIEEVNDEKKKLKVTVKIFGRSTPVELNYMQVEKLG from the coding sequence ATGGAAGATACTAATAACATAGAACAAGCTACTGCTAATACGCAGGAACAAAATGAACCACTGGATCTTACCAAGTGGTATGTTTTGCGTGTAGTAAGTGGTAAAGAACGGAAGGTAAAGGAGCACCTTGATAAGGAAGTGAACCGTAGCGGCTGGAGCGAAACCATCAAGCAGGTTTTCTTACCAATGGAAAAGGTGTACAAGGTGCAGAATGGTAAGAAGGTAATGCGTGAGAAGAACTATTATCCTGGTTATGTATTACTTGAAGTAAGTGATGGCAAACTAAACGATGATATGGTGCAGCACATCAGCAACATCAGCAATGTAATGCACTTCTTAACGGATGGTAAAGGTTCTAAGGGCAACATCATTTCGCTTCGTAAAAGTGAGGTGAACAAGATGTTGGGTAAGGTAGATGAAATGAGTGATCAAGGTATCACCATGAATGAACCTTTTATTGTTGGTGAAACTATCAAGATCATTGAAGGACCGTTCAACGACTTTAATGGTGTGATAGAAGAAGTGAACGATGAAAAGAAGAAACTGAAGGTTACTGTAAAGATCTTCGGACGTTCAACACCTGTAGAATTGAACTATATGCAGGTAGAAAAACTAGGATAA
- the rplA gene encoding 50S ribosomal protein L1 has protein sequence MAITKKRKAVAAKVDKNKVYTLKDAASLVKEVNCTKFDSSVDVHVRLGVDPKKADQQVRGTVTLPHGTGKTKRVLVLCTPDKEAAAREAGADYVGLDEFISKIDGGWTDVDVIIATPSVMPKIGRLGKVLGPRNLMPNPKTGTVTNDVAGAVNEVKGGKIAFKVDKAGIIHASIGRVSFAPEKLAENATEFVQAIIKLKPSAAKGTYLKGLSMASTMSPGITVDTKSFI, from the coding sequence ATGGCAATCACTAAGAAAAGAAAAGCTGTAGCAGCTAAGGTTGATAAAAATAAAGTTTACACACTTAAAGACGCAGCGTCTTTGGTGAAAGAAGTAAACTGCACAAAGTTTGACAGCTCTGTGGATGTACACGTTCGTTTGGGTGTAGATCCTAAGAAAGCTGACCAACAAGTGCGTGGTACGGTAACGCTTCCTCACGGAACTGGTAAAACAAAACGCGTATTGGTTCTTTGCACACCTGATAAAGAGGCTGCTGCAAGAGAAGCTGGTGCTGATTACGTAGGATTAGATGAATTCATTTCAAAAATCGACGGTGGATGGACTGATGTAGACGTTATTATCGCTACTCCGTCTGTAATGCCTAAGATCGGTCGTTTAGGTAAAGTGTTAGGTCCTCGTAACCTGATGCCAAACCCTAAAACAGGTACTGTTACTAACGATGTAGCCGGTGCTGTAAATGAAGTTAAGGGTGGTAAGATCGCATTCAAAGTTGATAAAGCTGGTATTATCCATGCTTCTATCGGCCGCGTATCTTTTGCTCCTGAAAAACTTGCTGAAAACGCTACTGAATTCGTTCAGGCAATCATAAAACTTAAACCATCTGCAGCTAAAGGTACTTACCTGAAAGGCTTAAGCATGGCTAGCACCATGAGCCCTGGTATCACTGTAGACACAAAATCATTCATCTAA
- a CDS encoding M13 family metallopeptidase — translation MNKTNLVLAAVLSFLAACNSNSTAKVKGATYFDVAGMDTTVKPGDNFFQFANGGWVKATTIPDDQSGWGSFYTLYTENQQKLKAILEEAANNKNAAKGSLEQKVGDFYASGMDTAALEQKGAQPLMPVLQKIDAVKTYQELVALNMELDKTNDGSLIGYYVGADEKNSTINILNLYQTGLTLPEKEYYTRKDSTTTMQRQKMVEYATKLYMLTGADSTTAAKQAADVLKLETEIAKSHLLPTELRDPVKNYNKMTIAELEKLSPKVGWSNVFSTLGLKVDSLNVGQPKYYAALSTLLATQPIEAWKSKMKFDYISGNTDALSKAFRDASFEFGKTFSGQKVQKERWKTIVDLSDNGLKDLLSQLYVKKHFTPEAKQRMDELVNNLQEAFKNRLNKLDWMSDSTRQKALAKLNTIMKKIGYPDKWKSYDDVKISRNNFFENNQAIGRHDFKENIEKIGKPVDKSEWGMTPATVNAYYNPTFNEIVFPAGILQWPFFDAGADDAINYGGIGMVIGHEITHGFDDQGRQYDAEGNLKDWWTSGDANKFNTKAEMVIKEYDNYTIFDSVHLNGKLTLGENLADIGGLAIAYDAFKMTEQGKSNEKIDGFTPDQRFFLGFAQVWRIMNRDETMRVRVTTDPHSPELYRVNGPLSNFEPFYSAFNVKPGDKMYKPAEQRAKIW, via the coding sequence ATGAATAAAACTAACCTCGTTTTAGCTGCTGTGCTTTCTTTCCTGGCAGCTTGTAATTCCAACTCTACTGCTAAAGTTAAAGGCGCTACCTATTTCGATGTTGCTGGTATGGATACCACCGTTAAACCCGGAGACAATTTTTTTCAGTTTGCAAATGGCGGTTGGGTTAAAGCCACCACCATACCCGATGATCAAAGTGGATGGGGCAGCTTCTATACCTTGTATACCGAAAACCAGCAAAAGCTAAAAGCTATATTGGAAGAAGCTGCTAATAATAAAAATGCAGCAAAAGGAAGCCTGGAGCAAAAGGTAGGAGACTTTTATGCAAGCGGTATGGATACCGCAGCATTAGAACAAAAAGGTGCTCAGCCACTAATGCCGGTTCTGCAGAAAATAGATGCTGTAAAAACTTACCAGGAGCTGGTAGCGCTGAATATGGAGCTTGATAAAACGAATGATGGCTCACTCATTGGTTATTATGTAGGTGCAGATGAAAAGAATAGCACCATCAATATTCTGAACCTCTATCAAACAGGTCTTACGCTTCCTGAGAAGGAATACTATACTCGCAAGGACTCCACTACAACCATGCAACGGCAAAAGATGGTAGAGTATGCTACCAAACTTTACATGCTTACAGGTGCAGACAGTACCACTGCTGCTAAACAGGCTGCAGATGTATTGAAGCTGGAAACTGAGATAGCTAAAAGTCACCTGTTGCCCACCGAATTACGCGACCCCGTGAAGAACTACAACAAGATGACAATAGCTGAATTGGAGAAGCTTTCTCCAAAAGTGGGCTGGAGCAACGTGTTCAGTACACTAGGGTTAAAGGTTGATAGTTTGAATGTAGGACAGCCTAAATATTATGCTGCACTCAGTACACTACTTGCTACTCAACCTATAGAAGCATGGAAAAGCAAGATGAAGTTTGACTACATAAGCGGCAACACCGACGCGTTGAGCAAAGCTTTCCGCGATGCTTCCTTTGAATTCGGTAAAACATTCAGTGGGCAGAAAGTTCAGAAGGAGCGTTGGAAAACAATAGTGGATTTAAGTGATAACGGCTTAAAGGATCTGCTAAGCCAGCTTTATGTAAAGAAACATTTCACTCCTGAAGCCAAGCAGCGGATGGATGAACTGGTAAATAATCTCCAGGAAGCTTTCAAGAACCGTCTGAACAAGCTCGACTGGATGAGCGACTCTACCCGCCAGAAAGCTTTGGCAAAGCTCAATACCATTATGAAAAAGATCGGTTATCCTGACAAATGGAAAAGCTATGATGATGTGAAAATAAGCCGCAACAACTTCTTCGAAAATAACCAGGCTATTGGCCGACATGATTTTAAAGAGAACATAGAAAAGATTGGAAAGCCAGTTGATAAGAGTGAGTGGGGGATGACTCCAGCTACAGTAAATGCTTATTACAATCCAACGTTCAATGAGATCGTTTTTCCGGCAGGCATTCTTCAATGGCCGTTTTTTGATGCGGGCGCTGATGATGCCATCAACTACGGCGGCATCGGAATGGTGATAGGCCACGAGATCACACACGGGTTTGATGACCAGGGACGCCAGTATGATGCTGAAGGAAACCTGAAGGATTGGTGGACTTCTGGCGATGCGAATAAGTTCAATACAAAAGCTGAAATGGTAATTAAGGAATATGATAACTACACCATTTTCGACAGTGTGCATTTGAATGGCAAACTGACGCTAGGTGAGAACCTTGCTGATATTGGTGGTCTTGCCATTGCCTATGATGCATTTAAAATGACTGAACAAGGTAAAAGCAACGAGAAGATTGATGGTTTTACGCCTGATCAGCGTTTCTTTTTGGGCTTTGCACAGGTATGGCGGATAATGAACCGCGATGAGACCATGCGTGTTCGTGTTACAACCGATCCGCATTCTCCAGAGTTATACCGGGTAAATGGACCGCTTTCTAACTTTGAACCTTTTTATTCGGCATTCAATGTAAAGCCGGGAGATAAGATGTACAAACCAGCCGAACAACGGGCTAAAATCTGGTAA
- the rplJ gene encoding 50S ribosomal protein L10, which produces MTKTEKNEVIELLKEKFNQYNNFYVTDTESLTVAQVGNLRRACFSKDVEMQVAKNTLIRKALEGLDAEKYAGVYDSLHKVTALLFSENPKEPALIISSFRKDNNNPKPVLKAAFINGDVYSGDENLVTLTKIKTKNELIGEVIGLLQSPAKRVLAALLHHHEQKAEGATTEAPATDAAAPEASAPEAPAAE; this is translated from the coding sequence ATGACAAAGACTGAAAAAAATGAAGTGATTGAGCTTTTGAAAGAAAAGTTTAATCAATACAATAACTTCTACGTAACTGATACTGAATCTTTGACTGTTGCACAGGTTGGTAATCTTCGCCGTGCATGTTTTAGCAAAGACGTAGAAATGCAGGTGGCAAAGAATACTCTTATCCGCAAAGCACTAGAAGGTTTGGATGCTGAGAAATATGCTGGCGTTTATGATAGCCTTCATAAAGTAACTGCCCTGTTGTTTTCTGAAAATCCTAAAGAGCCGGCTCTTATCATCAGCTCTTTCCGCAAAGACAACAACAACCCAAAGCCTGTTCTGAAAGCTGCTTTCATCAATGGCGATGTGTACAGCGGTGACGAGAACCTGGTAACTCTAACTAAGATCAAGACTAAGAACGAATTGATCGGTGAGGTTATCGGATTGTTGCAATCACCTGCTAAGCGTGTATTGGCTGCTTTGTTGCACCACCACGAGCAAAAAGCTGAAGGTGCAACTACAGAAGCTCCTGCAACAGATGCAGCTGCTCCTGAAGCAAGTGCTCCTGAAGCACCAGCGGCTGAATAA
- the rpoB gene encoding DNA-directed RNA polymerase subunit beta, with protein sequence MSSTKVQNRVSFGKIKNLSETPDLLDIQLQSFQDFFQLETTPDKRNVEGLFRVFKENFPITDTRNIFVLEFLDYFIDPPRYSIDECMERGLTYAVPLKAKLRLSCNDEEHVDFQTIVQDVFLGNIPYMTPRGTFVVNGAERVVVSQLHRSPGVFFGQSIHPNGTKIYSARVIPFKGAWMEFATDINNVMYAYIDRKKKFPVTTLLRSIGFETDKDILELFGMADEVKAEKKTLDNYLGKKLAARVLRTWVEDFVDEDTGEVVSIERNEVVMERDTILDENAIETISEMDVKSVFIQKEEVSGDYSIIYNTLNKDTSNSELEAVQHIYRQLRGADAPDNETARGIIDKLFFSDKRYDLGEVGRYKINRKLNLNFPLEKKVLTKDDIIEIIKYLVRLTNSKAEIDDIDHLSNRRVRTVGEQLYAQFGVGLARMARTIRERMNVRDNEVFTPVDLINARTLSSVINSFFGTSQLSQFLDQTNPLSEITHKRRISALGPGGLSRERAGFEVRDVHYSHYGRLCTIETPEGPNIGLISTLCVHAKINDMGFIETPYHKVTQGKVDMKNLTFLSAEEEDEKKIAQASSPLNDNSEFAEERVVSRETGDFPILDKNDVEYMDVAPNQIVGLSASLIPFLEHDDANRALMGSNMQRQAVPLIRPEAPIVGTGLEGKAARDARIQIHAEGDGVVEFVDAKEIHVRYTRNEEQKLVSFEEDLIVYKLTKFIKTNQATCINLRPAVKKGQVVKLGDFLTEGYATKDGELALGRNLKVAFMPWKGYNFEDAIVINEKVVREDWYTSIHIEEFELEVRDTKLGEEELTPDIPNVSEDATKDLDENGIIRIGAQVKEGDIIIGKITPKGESDPTPEEKLLRAIFGDKAGDAKDASLKAPSGTEGVVIDKKLFQRAKKDKNTKVREKAILEKIEKVHEKNVADQLEVLLDKLQTLVKERPSAGVSNNFGEVLIGKGSKFNQKNLSQIDYQNVNPLGWTGDAKIDDQINTLLHNYNIKYNEELGRYKREKFNVSIGDELPAGVLKLAKVYLAVKRKLKVGDKMAGRHGNKGIVAKIVRAEDMPFLEDGTPVDIVLNPLGVPSRMNLGQVYETVLGWAGEKLGLKFATPIFDGATTEEIADKIAEAGLPSFGHTYLYDGETGDRFDQKATVGIIYVIKLHHMVDDKMHARSIGPYSLITQQPLGGKAQFGGQRFGEMEVWALEAYGASNILQELLTLKSDDIIGRAKTYEAIVKGENIPRAGIPESFNVLVHELRGLGLDLKFD encoded by the coding sequence ATGTCTTCAACTAAAGTTCAGAACAGGGTTAGTTTCGGGAAGATCAAAAACTTATCTGAAACACCTGACCTACTCGACATTCAGTTACAATCATTCCAAGACTTTTTCCAATTAGAAACAACGCCTGATAAGCGTAACGTTGAGGGTTTATTCCGTGTGTTCAAGGAGAACTTCCCGATCACCGATACCCGCAACATTTTCGTATTGGAATTCCTGGATTATTTCATTGATCCGCCCCGTTACTCTATTGATGAGTGTATGGAGCGTGGTTTAACCTATGCTGTTCCTCTGAAAGCCAAACTTCGTTTGAGCTGTAATGACGAGGAACACGTTGATTTCCAGACCATCGTTCAAGATGTGTTCTTAGGAAATATCCCTTACATGACACCACGCGGAACTTTCGTTGTAAATGGTGCTGAAAGGGTAGTAGTAAGCCAGTTACACCGTTCACCAGGTGTATTCTTTGGTCAGTCTATCCATCCAAACGGAACCAAGATCTACTCTGCAAGGGTAATTCCTTTCAAAGGTGCGTGGATGGAATTTGCTACCGACATCAACAACGTGATGTATGCTTACATCGACCGTAAGAAAAAGTTTCCTGTAACTACCTTACTTCGTTCAATCGGTTTTGAAACAGATAAGGATATCCTGGAGCTTTTCGGCATGGCTGATGAAGTAAAGGCTGAAAAGAAGACCCTTGATAATTATCTGGGTAAAAAATTAGCTGCGCGTGTACTTCGTACATGGGTAGAAGACTTCGTTGACGAGGATACCGGTGAAGTAGTATCTATTGAGCGTAACGAAGTGGTGATGGAGCGTGATACGATCCTTGATGAGAACGCAATCGAAACTATTTCTGAAATGGACGTGAAGAGCGTATTCATCCAGAAAGAAGAAGTGAGCGGTGACTACTCTATCATCTACAACACTTTAAATAAAGATACTTCGAACAGTGAACTGGAAGCTGTTCAGCACATCTACCGTCAATTGCGTGGTGCTGATGCTCCGGATAATGAAACTGCCCGTGGTATTATCGATAAATTATTCTTCTCTGACAAGCGTTATGACTTAGGTGAAGTTGGTCGTTACAAGATCAACCGTAAGTTGAACCTGAACTTCCCGCTTGAGAAGAAGGTATTAACCAAAGATGACATCATCGAGATCATCAAGTACCTGGTTCGTTTGACGAACAGTAAGGCTGAGATCGATGACATTGATCACCTGAGCAATCGTCGTGTACGTACTGTGGGTGAACAATTATATGCGCAGTTTGGTGTAGGTCTTGCCCGTATGGCTCGTACCATTCGTGAAAGAATGAACGTACGTGACAACGAGGTATTTACCCCGGTTGACCTGATCAACGCCCGTACATTGTCATCTGTTATCAACTCATTCTTTGGTACATCTCAATTATCCCAGTTCCTTGACCAAACAAACCCTCTAAGTGAGATCACGCACAAGCGTCGTATCTCCGCACTTGGACCCGGCGGTTTAAGTCGTGAAAGAGCTGGTTTTGAGGTTCGTGACGTACACTATAGCCACTACGGCCGTCTGTGTACCATCGAAACTCCGGAAGGTCCAAACATTGGTCTGATCTCTACACTTTGTGTACATGCTAAGATCAACGATATGGGCTTCATCGAGACCCCATACCACAAGGTTACACAGGGTAAAGTAGACATGAAAAATCTTACTTTCCTGAGTGCTGAAGAAGAAGACGAAAAGAAAATTGCGCAGGCTAGTTCTCCATTAAACGACAACAGCGAGTTTGCAGAAGAGCGCGTAGTTAGCCGTGAAACTGGTGACTTCCCTATACTTGATAAAAACGACGTGGAATACATGGATGTTGCGCCTAACCAGATCGTTGGTTTGAGTGCTTCTCTTATTCCATTCCTTGAGCACGATGATGCTAACCGTGCCTTGATGGGATCGAACATGCAACGCCAGGCTGTTCCGCTTATCCGTCCTGAAGCTCCAATTGTGGGTACAGGTTTGGAAGGAAAGGCAGCACGCGATGCACGTATCCAGATCCACGCAGAAGGTGATGGCGTAGTAGAATTCGTGGATGCTAAAGAAATACACGTTCGCTACACAAGAAACGAAGAGCAGAAACTGGTTTCATTTGAAGAGGACCTGATCGTTTACAAACTGACCAAGTTCATCAAAACCAACCAGGCTACCTGTATCAACCTTCGTCCTGCGGTGAAGAAAGGACAAGTAGTTAAGCTTGGAGATTTCCTTACTGAAGGATATGCAACAAAAGATGGCGAATTAGCACTTGGTAGAAACCTGAAAGTGGCATTCATGCCTTGGAAAGGATACAACTTCGAGGATGCGATCGTTATCAACGAAAAAGTAGTTCGTGAAGACTGGTATACTTCTATTCACATCGAAGAATTTGAACTGGAAGTACGTGATACTAAGTTGGGTGAAGAGGAGCTTACTCCAGACATTCCTAACGTAAGTGAAGATGCTACTAAAGACCTGGACGAGAACGGTATCATCCGTATTGGTGCCCAGGTAAAAGAAGGTGATATCATCATTGGTAAGATCACTCCAAAAGGAGAAAGCGATCCAACTCCTGAAGAGAAGTTGTTGAGAGCGATCTTCGGTGATAAAGCTGGTGATGCAAAAGATGCTTCTTTGAAAGCTCCATCTGGTACAGAAGGTGTGGTTATTGATAAGAAACTATTCCAGCGTGCTAAGAAGGATAAGAATACAAAAGTTCGTGAGAAAGCTATTCTTGAGAAGATCGAGAAAGTACACGAAAAGAATGTAGCTGATCAACTGGAAGTGTTACTGGACAAACTGCAAACACTGGTGAAGGAAAGACCTTCAGCTGGTGTAAGCAACAACTTCGGTGAAGTATTGATCGGTAAAGGTTCTAAGTTCAACCAGAAGAACCTTAGCCAGATCGATTACCAGAACGTAAATCCTCTAGGATGGACTGGTGATGCTAAGATTGATGACCAGATCAACACTCTGTTGCACAACTACAACATTAAGTACAACGAAGAATTAGGACGTTATAAGAGAGAGAAGTTCAACGTATCAATAGGTGATGAATTACCTGCTGGTGTATTGAAGCTTGCTAAAGTTTACCTGGCTGTTAAGCGTAAGCTGAAAGTGGGTGATAAGATGGCGGGTCGTCACGGAAACAAAGGTATTGTTGCTAAGATAGTAAGAGCTGAAGACATGCCATTCCTTGAAGACGGAACCCCGGTTGATATCGTTCTAAACCCACTTGGTGTACCTAGCCGTATGAACCTCGGACAGGTTTACGAAACCGTTCTTGGTTGGGCAGGAGAGAAGTTAGGATTGAAATTCGCTACGCCGATCTTCGACGGTGCTACCACTGAAGAGATCGCTGATAAGATAGCTGAAGCAGGTCTTCCAAGCTTTGGTCATACTTACCTGTATGATGGAGAAACCGGGGATCGTTTTGACCAGAAAGCTACAGTTGGTATCATCTACGTAATTAAGCTTCACCACATGGTTGATGACAAGATGCACGCACGTTCTATCGGACCGTACAGCTTGATCACGCAGCAGCCTCTGGGTGGTAAGGCACAATTTGGTGGTCAGCGTTTTGGTGAGATGGAGGTTTGGGCACTGGAAGCATATGGTGCATCTAACATCTTGCAGGAATTGTTGACGCTGAAGTCGGATGATATCATCGGACGTGCTAAGACTTACGAAGCAATTGTAAAAGGTGAGAATATACCAAGAGCAGGTATCCCAGAATCATTCAATGTACTTGTACATGAATTGAGAGGTTTGGGTCTTGATCTGAAGTTTGACTAG
- a CDS encoding DUF4920 domain-containing protein, with the protein MKKILSLAIALVTVSVVMAQPPNVPADKGAKFGADITAEKAVPVADMVKSLKGKEGEKVQVKVQGEVVQVCEAEGCWLRMKNGDGTIMVRMKDHKFFVPTVMNGKTIVVAGEAQLKETSVAQLRHYAEDAGKSKEEIEKIKEPKKEVVLQADGIVVL; encoded by the coding sequence ATGAAAAAAATCCTTTCCCTCGCTATTGCTTTGGTAACCGTTTCTGTTGTTATGGCGCAGCCGCCTAATGTTCCTGCTGATAAAGGTGCAAAGTTCGGTGCTGATATTACTGCCGAAAAAGCTGTACCGGTAGCTGATATGGTTAAAAGTTTAAAAGGTAAAGAAGGGGAGAAGGTGCAAGTGAAGGTACAAGGAGAAGTAGTTCAGGTATGTGAAGCTGAAGGTTGTTGGTTAAGAATGAAGAATGGAGACGGTACCATCATGGTGCGTATGAAAGATCATAAGTTTTTTGTCCCTACCGTAATGAATGGTAAAACAATAGTAGTGGCTGGTGAAGCGCAGCTGAAAGAAACAAGCGTTGCTCAATTGAGACATTATGCTGAGGACGCTGGGAAAAGCAAAGAAGAGATAGAAAAAATAAAAGAGCCGAAGAAAGAAGTGGTACTACAGGCAGATGGTATAGTAGTACTATAA
- a CDS encoding Uma2 family endonuclease, whose translation MSAIPKQYISEQDYLEQERLAEHKSEYFNGEVFAMAGASESHNSIVANTIASLHPTLRGKSCKIYPSDLRVYNPQNGLYTYPDISIACGERKFTDDTLDTLTNPTVLIEVLSPSTEDYDRGTKFKLYRSIPSLQNYVLISSMEYQAEVYTKSGESWILTTAKGREAKLYISAIQLDLQLEDVYAQVDIDAEQAK comes from the coding sequence ATGTCAGCCATTCCAAAACAATACATCAGCGAGCAGGACTACCTGGAGCAAGAACGCCTGGCAGAGCATAAAAGCGAATACTTTAATGGTGAAGTGTTTGCCATGGCAGGCGCGTCAGAAAGCCACAACAGTATTGTCGCCAACACCATAGCATCTCTTCATCCCACTCTGCGTGGGAAGTCATGTAAGATTTACCCAAGCGACTTACGTGTATACAACCCGCAAAACGGACTTTACACCTATCCGGATATTTCCATTGCTTGTGGCGAAAGAAAATTTACAGATGATACTTTAGATACACTTACTAATCCCACCGTACTTATTGAAGTTCTCTCCCCTTCCACTGAAGATTATGACCGTGGCACTAAGTTCAAACTCTACCGCAGTATCCCATCACTCCAAAACTATGTGCTCATCAGCAGTATGGAGTACCAGGCAGAAGTATACACGAAAAGTGGTGAAAGCTGGATACTTACAACAGCAAAAGGAAGAGAAGCAAAACTTTATATTAGCGCAATACAGTTAGACCTGCAGCTTGAAGATGTATACGCACAAGTGGATATAGACGCTGAACAAGCAAAGTAG
- the rplL gene encoding 50S ribosomal protein L7/L12: protein MADVKQLAESLVSLTVKEVQELADFLKSEYGIEPAAAAVVVSGDGGGGAAAVEEKTSFDVILVSAGASKLNVVKIVKDLSGLGLKEAKDLVDSAPKPIKEGVAKAEAEEIAAKLKDAGAEVEVK from the coding sequence ATGGCTGACGTAAAACAACTAGCTGAATCATTAGTAAGCTTAACAGTAAAGGAAGTACAAGAACTTGCTGATTTCCTTAAATCTGAGTACGGAATTGAACCAGCTGCTGCTGCAGTTGTAGTTTCTGGCGATGGTGGTGGCGGTGCTGCTGCTGTTGAAGAGAAAACTTCTTTCGACGTTATTTTGGTAAGCGCTGGTGCTTCTAAATTGAACGTTGTTAAGATCGTTAAAGATCTTTCTGGTCTTGGTCTGAAAGAAGCAAAAGACCTTGTTGATAGCGCTCCTAAGCCAATCAAAGAAGGTGTAGCTAAAGCAGAAGCTGAAGAAATTGCAGCTAAATTGAAAGATGCTGGTGCTGAAGTAGAAGTTAAGTAA
- the secE gene encoding preprotein translocase subunit SecE: MNKISNYFRESYLELTEKVTWPSWLQLQQSTIIVLVATIIITALVWVMDFASQNLLKLIYSLF, encoded by the coding sequence ATGAACAAGATCTCAAATTACTTTAGAGAGAGTTACCTGGAGCTGACGGAGAAAGTAACATGGCCTAGTTGGCTGCAGTTACAGCAATCAACTATCATTGTTCTGGTTGCTACCATCATTATCACGGCTTTGGTGTGGGTAATGGACTTTGCTTCACAAAATTTATTGAAGCTTATTTATTCTTTGTTTTAA